In Parambassis ranga unplaced genomic scaffold, fParRan2.1 scaffold_121_arrow_ctg1, whole genome shotgun sequence, the DNA window GGCCGGGCTAACTCACATatcatatatataatatatataaaatatgccGTTTAAGGTGCGGGCCGCTGACCAGCGAGCATAGCATGGCAGTTTTACCGAAGCTGTTTCACATGTGTGAGCTAAGCCGCTGCAATAGAACTGCAGGACCAGCTGCGACCTCCGCCTCCCTTACTGTCTCTTGCTGCGCCTTCCGCGGCACGTGGAGGTGGGCGCTCAGCGTCTGCCCCGCCCCCAGCCTTGGTTGTAGGCTACAGTATGCTACATATCACAGGCAGGGGACTGGGAAACAAGACGAGAGccccctttgtttttttgttaaagaaGGCACGGCGGCCAGGCGCAGCATTTCTTAACTTTTACATGAAGATTATATATTTACAACCTCACATTTCCTTCTTCTTGTTCCTAAACTCTCTGCTATTCAGAGAGCTGTTTGTTAAAGAGCAGTGTTAACATCTGCGGCCCCTCTTCAAAACGTTCTCTGGCTGGGGAGGCCACAGGGCCGGGTGACAGCTACAGTCAGGACCAGGACCTATGACCCCCCTAAATGTGCCGCTGCAGcagtttcctgctccctctcccGCTCCGTCTCACTGCATTCTATCAATAATAGctctgaataaaacatttctatACATATATCtctatgtttaaaaaaaccACCCTTAAAATATAGGACTGACTGCAGATGGCTGGAAAGGTCGAAGGGCGATTGAAGGACAGGCCCCTGCTAGTGTGTCTTGGAAGCAGCTAAGCAGCCGGCTGATACCAAGGCACACTAGGAGGACACTGCCCCTCTCCGTCCCTCCTTCCCTTCATCCCTCCACCCTCACTCAGTCTTTCATCTGGCCTGGCATCTGGTCTGTTCtcaagtttctttttttattcatttcattttttgattttattcatcttctctcttcctcGCTAAACGCCTCTTCCTCTGTGGCGTACCTCCTCCCTCATATCTCTCCCTGTCTATCGCTGGGTCCGTGTGTCGCTCTCCTGTATCCGTCCGTCCGTCTATCCGTCCATACAtgcatttgtctgtctgtccatcaggCAGGGTGGGGGCCCCACGGCATGTGAGGAGGGTGCAGGACCCTCACTTCCTGCGTGGCTGGTGGTCCTGAGTCAGTCCCTGCGTATGGCTGCCCATCTCTGTGAAGCCCTGTGGGTTAGGGCTGGTGTTCATGGCCACCCCGCCTTTCTGTGACTGTTTCACCTGGGTCAGGATGTCACGGATCTTCCTCTGAGCCAGCTGGAGGACGGGCAAGAAAAGTGTGTGAGCGCTGCAGTCGTGAAGATTCGTGAGGAGAACTTACAGCTGGAGAAACTGAACCAAAAGCTGCACTACTTTAGAAACTACGTCCACCCATTTACACGAGGCACCATGAGGTGTACCTGGCTTGCGTAGAAATGTCCGTTGATCTTAACGATGACCTGGTCGTTTTCGTCAGGCGTCTGTTCTCTGGGCACCACCAcctcagctgctgtcaggttcTGCAGCTCATTCACCTGGACACAGAGCGTTACGTTAGGTCACAGCAGCTGGCTTACATCAGCAGTTTAAAGCTTGTTCCTGCAGCTTACCGTCTTGCCTCCTTTGCCGATGAcccttcctgctgcagcagcggcCATCTTGATGTGGGTCTCCAGCTTGACCTCCTCCTTTGGCCCAAAGAAGTTCTCCTCCTTCAGTTTGCCGTAGATTCTGCCCTGAGCCTGAGGGATTCAGTGAGGGTAATcggaggtcaggacagacaccAGCTAAAATAAATGGGATGATATTGatcagctgactgtgtgttgtgtacctTAAACTGAGCCTCAGGGGGTCCTGTCACAATCACCATCCTCATTTTAGAGTCTGGAGCTTCAGCTGGTGCaatctgaggaggaggggaagagtACATGACTAATGTCAGCCTGAGTTCTGAACATGCATGTAGAAAACACGTCTTTGGTCTGCAGACCTTGATAGAAGCTCCAGCGAAGCGGCTCAGCTGCTTGATGTGTTGACCTTTCTTGCCAATGATGGCTCCCACCGCTTGTGCTGGGATGTAAACATGGACCGTCTCCTGCTCCGGAGCCTGAGCACCAGGCAAAGGTCATTTTACACTTGGTTTGGAAAGAAGACGGATAAGGAGGCATTTTCAGCAGTAACACTTACCCCAAAGCAGCCGTAGGGGGCGCCGCCGGATGCATTtccaggaggaggtgggggcaTGTTGGAGGAAGAAGGGAAGAGGCCCAGAGCACCCAGGTTGAGTCCAGGGATCAGGTGGGTCTGTTGCTACGGAGAAGGAGACTGCAGGTTAAAGGTCAGGGGAAGGCTACAAACGTGAGGTTCTCACCCAGTCCgtccaggaaaacaaaaaggtgTGTCACACTTCAGTTACCcaggaaaggtgtgtgtgtctgtgtgtatgtgtgtctgtgtctgtgtgtgtgtctgtgcatggaCTCACATTCATAGCAGCGATGTCGTTCTCGTAGGCCTCTCGGACCTTCTTCATGATCTCCACCTCGGCCTGGCAGCAGTCTTCGATGGGGCCTTTGATTGTGATGGTTCTCTCTGGGTTGTACAGCGTCAGGTCCTGAAGACTGTGCACATGAAACCAAGGAAGGGTTAATTACAGCGTACAGACAGTGAGTTCATGGACAGCAGCCGCGCTGCACTGCGTGTGTCTCCTACGGGGAGATGGTGATCTTGGTGTTCGTGTCCTGTTCCACTTTCTTCAGGTTGCGTCCCTCCTTTCCGATCAGGCGTCCCACAAAGTTGTTGTGAGCGAGAATCTTCAGGGGAACCTCATCAGCACTGCGGAaaggaaggtcaaaggtcaaaggtcatgctGTCCAGTATTAGCTTATGCTACCAGCTACAATGAGGACATGCAGGACCTCTGTGCGAAACCTACGTCTTGGTGTCTTTAGCTTCCTGGTGCATGATGTCCAGGATCATACGGCAGGCGGCGGAGCAGCCCTCAGGGGTGGAGTAGATGCTGATGGGCTTCTCTGCAGCACCTGCATTCTCCTTGCGGTGAACGTCAACCCTGGAGAGACAAAACAGttaaaacaggaagacacaggCAGAGCGCCCGTCTTCATGCCATTGATGAAAACCACCCACTTGCTCTGCGTCTGCTTGGTGATGTTGCGGATGGTGGCTCCCTCCTTGCCGATGATGGCTCCGACATACTGCGTGGGCACGAGCAGTCTCAGAGGGATGTCGGCATGTGGGGGTTTGGAAGGCATCCCGGAGGTCGGGGACCCGCTGCGGGGACCTCCGCGGGGCCCGTAGCCAGGGCGCCTGCCGTTATCAGGCCCCCGCTGGCCTCCCTCCAGCTCAGAGGTTTCATCTGGGATGTAGGAGACATGCAGCGCGTTGTTCTCAAACTGGTATCCATTCAGCTTCTGGATGGCTCTGGGGagggacacagcagcaggtcaaaCACCGTCACACTGAAGACACTTCAAGTCAAATTCAAATACACAGCAGTGTTACGAGCCCTAATTATATATCCATCAAAGAGGCGATGATGATCGCTCAGCTTCGGTCAGACACTGAACCTGCAACAGGCTGCACTTCACTTCTTTGAGGCAAAGCTCAGTTCATAAaaatgaccactagatggcacacatatctcctacctttaagagCTGCTCAGGTTTAAACTTCATACAGAATGTTTAGAACACACAGATGGAACACATCATAAACAGAGTCAGACTACAGTAACTCACTGCCTGGCATGTTCCCGGGTTGCATATGTGACATTGACCACTGCAGTCTCACTGTCTGTGTtgactgaaagaaaaacaagaaagacaGGCGttcaacaccacacacacacatcagctgtcaaagaggaacacacacactcacaggttaTGACTACAGGAAGTGGGATTACAGAGAATATGGTTCTTATTATATCTATATCTAATCTGGCAAAttgtacaacaacacacagccgCAGCACGTTACAGCagagcctcctcctctgtcattaCTCTCATGCGTCCTGTCGGTGTGTCTGCTGACGCCTTCAGCactttgtgtctgtttacacTTAAACTGAGATCAGATCACGTTTATGACCAATTAATGCAGAACAGCAGAGTCTGTGTGCCGTTCCTTCCCCCCGATCAATAGAACACAGTCTGGTGCAGGCTGAAATTGAATCACTGATTAATATCCGTCTTTCTGTCCATGCAGCTCCTGTGAGTGCTGGGACATGCTCCGCCGGCGGAGTGACCTCCACAGCTTCACTCGATGCAACCCGCCTGCTCCTGCTTCAGGACACACGCCGACATGTGGACAGGGGGGATATGCTGCCATGGATTTGTATTGAGTTTAGCCACCGAACCCAGATTTACAGTAGCAACCAGTCTTctgccactaggtggcagcaaaGAGCCACAGACCACACAGCTCAGAAGGGGAGCGCTAAAACGGAACCCTGAACTCTCCTTTAATTTGGAAGATGACAGGTACAGGACGGCGGCAGGAGGGCGGGAGGTTCAGGCTCACCTTGTTCACAGTTTTCTACGGTTCCACACTGAGCCAACAGACCGTCCAGCAcctgacagggagagagaggaacactGTCAGTGCACCGCTGCAGCAGGttaaacaacagagaaaaggcACTGGGAGACATTTTCCTCTGATCGGCTGATGCTGCTGAACTTCACATCAGCTCAGTCACTGGGTATTTGGGCAGAGCTCCACTTTGTCGGCCCGCCTGAACCAACAGTGTCGGGGTTTAAAGAGGTGGTTCAGTCCGCTTCCTGAACGGAGCTGGATCAAAAACCTCCATGAAAATATGACCACATGTTCTTATTGTTCCCTCGATAACAGACTCTGTGAAGTGTTCTGGAGGCTTCTCGCCTGCACCACTAGGACACCATGATGGACCTGAGCAGTGTCACATCATAACAATTCACCAGGGCCTTTCGCTGGTCTCCAGGTTGTAAAAATTACATGCtgattttagtttatttaaGTGTTGTAAAATCAAAGAAATGATTTTTTAATTAATGGCTTTAAATGCACAAAAGACATGTTTGAGTCCTCTTTACTTTTAGGAtgattgtttgttgttgttgtttgtgttgaggCGCTGGGCTCTGTATGGTAGTAAAACTCACAGTTAAGTAAAAACATTGTGTTGTTACAGTGTGCATGCAGACCTGAAATGATGCTTTAATCATGAGATCCACAGTGGGCTTTTTTAATAAGACTCAGAGTTTTAACCACCAATCAGACACAATGTGGATCTTTATTAATCTGTACATTTATCTATTGAAGACACACATGTATCCAGGAACAATTAAAACACTGTCCTTTATCAACGAGAGGCAACGATCTGAAAAGTAAAGGCAGGAATTCATTTCTGCAAATCGATCCTAAAATATTTATAGAATTTCTGTTGAGCACTGAAATGACATTAATCATGACTGACGACTCTTTGAGCTTCTATTCTTAACCAACTTCAGAGGCTGCGGGTTCATTTTAAGTCATTAATCTTAACTGTTGTTCTTTTCTCTGAGGTTTAACCCTCACAGGACGTGCGGTTCTGATTCTGAACTTCAAAGTGTTTATTTACTCTGATCCAGAGTGAAGCTGGGAATTAACTTAATACACTTAAATCCACTAAAAGCTGCACCTTATCCATAactttataaaaacatttactttAAGGTAACACAAATGTTTCCATCTGTTGAACTCTTAATCAGCCTTCACATTAATTTAGACTCATTAAagtcatttacatttttctgaTGGTTTTGCTGAGAGACATCGCCCTCGTGTGGACACGAGCAGCAGAACAGAGcggcaggagacacacacacacacacacacacacacacacacacagagccactcCCAGGAGCAGTCGCTGTGCCACACCCTCGCAAAAACAATGAAACCAACACATGCAGCTACACAACACATGCAGCTACACAACACATGCAGCTACACAACACATGCAGCTACACAACACATGCAGCTACACAACCCATGCAGCTACACAACACATGCATGGAACACACTGATCCTCCTGCACTCATCATTCAAATCCAATAAATAATTAAGGAATATTTGTCCATCCTGTGTTCCAGGATGGACAAACCAAGACATGCTGAATGGTTCTTTAAAATGTCTGTTCACACAAATCTACACTAATTATGAGAACAATGTGTTTTGTGAGAGGCTGTGTGATGATCAGTGTAACCTGATTATTATTAATCTACAAGCTTAACTTCTATGATCCATATATTCAGTTTTTAACGTGGCATAATGATCAAAcatgttttaaacatttttattagaaACTCAGGATTCTGACGTCCAGGATGTggatacataaaaacataacgACTTCACATCCTTTCAATTACAAAATGTCAGATCGAAGCATCACCATAGATTGATAGGAGCaacacagcaggtcagaggCCGCTCTCTGCCACACAACAACGGCATGAAGCATGGACGGAGATACAGGAACTCGTCATCACTTCACACATTCTGGAGGatgttacacacagacagacacacacaca includes these proteins:
- the LOC114429365 gene encoding insulin-like growth factor 2 mRNA-binding protein 1, whose translation is MPSKPPHADIPLRLLVPTQYVGAIIGKEGATIRNITKQTQSKVDVHRKENAGAAEKPISIYSTPEGCSAACRMILDIMHQEAKDTKTADEVPLKILAHNNFVGRLIGKEGRNLKKVEQDTNTKITISPLQDLTLYNPERTITIKGPIEDCCQAEVEIMKKVREAYENDIAAMNTHLIPGLNLGALGLFPSSSNMPPPPPGNASGGAPYGCFGAPEQETVHVYIPAQAVGAIIGKKGQHIKQLSRFAGASIKIAPAEAPDSKMRMVIVTGPPEAQFKAQGRIYGKLKEENFFGPKEEVKLETHIKMAAAAAGRVIGKGGKTVNELQNLTAAEVVVPREQTPDENDQVIVKINGHFYASQLAQRKIRDILTQVKQSQKGGVAMNTSPNPQGFTEMGSHTQGLTQDHQPRRK